The nucleotide sequence TTTATGTGGCAAAcaccaaaaaacataaataaaattgtttcttCAGCGTATCTTTACAAACAAACGTTCACAACAGCCCCACCTCATGCTAACCTTCGTTCTaaaatacatagaaaaaaaaaaacatttcaagacTTCAGAATCTCGTCCCTCCAGCTCTCCCGGTCCCGCTGCTGTCGCTTTCTGGCCAGTTCTGGGAAGAAGGCGTTGTTGTAGGGTCTTTCCCGCTCGTTCATTTCTCTGTCCGGCCCCTTTCTTTTACCGCTCCTCTGGTCTAGGAGGGCCTGGGCTCTCCTCCTTTCTTCTGCCTCCCTCTGTAAGCGCTCAGCTCGTAACCGTTCTATGGAgctaaaataaaagacagaacACACATTTTATCGTCACTATAAAAACGATGAACAGCGTGCTCCGTTCGTCCAAAGCCTAAATCCTTCCTGGAGTCCACTCATACCTCTCTCCTGTGCTCTTCTTTTCccctttctctcttttctccttcctctttttcttggGGTCCCTCCTCTCGTAAACACCCATTGCTTTCTTCATTTCCTTCAAAGGGTCCAAACTATCCTTCAGTCTACGATccttcttctctttctcctcctcagacacgcccttcctcttttctttctccttcctctcttcttctttttctgcgCTGCTTTTCATGTACCACGGGGTGACCTCTGACCCTGGCTGCGGCCCCAAAGACACGAGCAAGCCGATCGCTCGCTCCTGCTTCTCCTAGaagatgaaaacagaaaaaacccaACGACataaatttacatttgtttctttttctgcctATAATCATTCGATTTGTTCTTTCACGTTAGAgtggcatcctttttttttttctttttagatataTTCATTTCATTAGATAATAAAATGAACgtgtcacatttattttaacaaaacattaaatgaaAAGGAGTAGAATAATCTTTTCTCAAATTAAATGTACTAAGAAACATCCGCTGATCAACCATAagcaggctgtttttttttacctttaagtTACTGATGTGTGATTTCCAGTTTAAATTTCAATCAAGAGTAAGAACCAAAAATGTAATCTCTCTTAATCACACCATTAACATCAATCAACACATCGTTGGGAATCGCTCTATTGCTAAATATCATATAGTTAGTTGTTCTTTTCAATATTCTTCTACTAGTTGCAATGAACTTCAATATATAAACATGTAATAATCTAGATTATATGATGCTATGTAATCTTATTTGTGATTCTGcttaataaagataaaaattttaattactATAATTAACAAAGTAATGATAACTAGAAACAGTGACTATGACCAGGGTTCCaactagggtgaccagatgtcccatTTTGTGCAGGACTGTGCTACATTTTTCAATCCTGTCCCGGTGTCCCAAAAGCTGAAACCATGTCCCGGATTCACGGGGacagatttggaaaaaaaaatattcttccaCATGagcttttctgaaaaaaagaatgcagAGTTGCTGGCGAGTAGCTGCCAGAAGAGCAGCTACTCGCCAGGATGCTCGTAAAATAAAACGAAGAGGATTTTGATGCACACACATTATTAAGGAAACCACTTCAAAGTAAAGAAGATGCTGCTAAACACAGACTGGAGAATgtttctaactgggtgaggccagagagcTTTTTGTGAAGTTTTCCAAAGTTCAATTTGTTGTTGTGCACTAGCAAGCAAAGCAGCAATGGATTAATGTAATGTGCAATCTgagttaaattaaaatacatcACGCCATCAGAGTGCTGGTTATGAGTCCTTCATTGTCCCTCACAAGCATCCTGTTGTCCCACCTTTGAAAGATGTGGGACAACAGGATGATCATCCCTCGTTCCAAAACATTCTCCATGTAAACAGACAGACTTTTGCAGTTTGTAttcatttttgttattaaagtTTATAACAAATTTATGGCAGATAtttggaaggaaggaaggaagaaaggaaggaaggaagcaaggaaggaaggaaggacaaggatggaagaaaggaaggaaagaaggaaagaaggaaggaaggatgaggatggaaggaaggaaggaaggaaggaaggaaggaaggaaggaaggaaggaaggaaggaaggaaggaaggaaggaaggaaggaaggaaggaaggaaggaaggaaggaaggaaggaaggaaggaaggaaggaaggaaggaaggaaggaaggaaaagtgGTAGGACAAAGAAGGAAGGACCATAGGAAGTAAAGGTATATGGGCACAAGGAGCAGACTGAAGGACACAagagagcaggaagaaagaaagagacgaaGGTAGGACACGGAGAAGGGCGAAGAAATCTAGGACAAGGAAGGCGGGAAGGTAGGAATAGATAAGTAAAGTTTATATAAAGTATGCCTTTCACAGATAAAGCTCACAAAGGGCTTCAGAAAGAGTGGAGAAGAATTAAAAacgcaattaaaaaacaacacgaataaaagaaagagaacaaCTCAACAAATACAAgtaattaaaaacacaagaagGCCAGAAGGACACataatgaaagaaaagaaggacacaaggacagaattgaagaaaaaattaagaacgcaaagaaagaagagaaggaaggaagtaaaatcacaatgaaagaaaataattgaAGTAACAATGGACAAGGACAACTTTTAAAGAATGAGAGGAAATAAAATCTAGAAACAAAAGACCTGGATAATTGTGAAATCAAATCATTCCTTCCTTTTCCACACTGCTGAAAACGTTTTATCCAGCAGTCAAACATCTTCACAACAACCTTCCTCACATGGATGCTGGTGGACTTTAACACCACTTAGCTGCTGCAGCGGCACCAAACTAACATTATTTCTATCACGCTACAGCGCTCAGGACGTCAGACGGGAGCTACTCAGACATTAAGCagttatttagaaaaataaataaaacaaactttgaGTGATTTCTCTGACACAATTAAATAGGTATAACAACCTCatagttgttaaaaaaaggctttgaaATATGAAAGATTTTTCCAAATTGGCATTAAAACTGAACTAGAGTTAGACACCAACAtagataaataaacataaaaaaacgtgTGTTCTGCAAACATTTACACTTGACATAACTTTAAGTGGTTTTTTTAAGTGTATATATGTATGAgggtatatgtgtatatataattatgtatgtatatgtgtaggtagttgtttgtgtgtgtgtgtgtgtatatatatatatatatatatatatatatatatatagcaacataattataaatattgtaaattgaagaaataaaagaagaaggGGTAGGAATACATAAGTTTTACTTCTTCCTACTCCTTTTCGCACATGTAATAGAGGTATATTTCCTCAGGAAAGAAGGGTAccttgtttattgttttctcgccaatgtttttaaacattgttttattgttgttgtttttttgttttatttgtatatgcTTTCTCCTGCATGTTCGAAATAAAGATATTAATTCAAAATTCACTTCAATAAATGGGAGCAATTAGTCATCTTTGCACCTTGCACTAAACTGAGCTTGTACTCATTGCTGCAAATAAATCTAGGAGGCACATGACGCACAAAGCCAAAGGGGAAATCTTTGCTAATTTAGTATATGATGAGGAAATGTTTCAAACAATGACAGCTTTACTGGAAAGACTATTACTGGACTAAAGTTTCTCTTTGACCAGGTGTGACCCCTCAGGAGTTGACCTGGGATTAAAATCCCAGGAGTGATAGATAAAGGAGTGTAGAGGAGGAAGCAGCAGTGtcaccttttcttctttcttttctcttagATACTCCTCATTCCCCTTCTTCTCTGAGCCCTCCTCCAGAGGAAATAGATTCAGATGCTCCAGACTTGCTCCGCTTTGCTCTTCGTCGTCGTCTCCCTTTGCTCCCGCTGCCTGGAGGGAAGCCCGAGCTTTCCTTCTCAGATACTCAGTACGTGCCTGAGGAGAAAAATTGGTGCCATCaggaataaatacaatttactaCGAACCATCGTGTTTTTAAAGTCAGTTAACAATAATctaatagaaaacaaaatacGAATTTGCAAAGAATTGTACAACATTCTTTTCATGGTAACTTTGCTTCTTGTAGCCCCTCATAAACTTACTTCATTTGTGTCAAATCATTTATGCCCAAAATGCgaaaaagacataaaacaagctaacgattattttaaaaatcaattaatGGGTCGATTATTTTTGCAATTAATCGAtgaatctgacaaaaaaaaggtctatttccacttcttttttccaaaatagaacattgagactgagagcaaataagcacacacaaaaaaaggtgCTACTTAGGTGTTCTGTCACAATAATATTAGGTAATAAATAATAGTTTATGTTGCCTAGATTGTAACGCAATTATTTAATAGTCAATGTTGTCTATATGAAGAGCGATTAAACACAACAGaagtgaagctgtaaaactggGTTGTCAAAT is from Fundulus heteroclitus isolate FHET01 chromosome 3, MU-UCD_Fhet_4.1, whole genome shotgun sequence and encodes:
- the leng1 gene encoding leukocyte receptor cluster member 1 translates to MNILPKKSWHVRNKDNVARVRKDEAQAAEEEREAKRRVERAEQEARTEYLRRKARASLQAAGAKGDDDEEQSGASLEHLNLFPLEEGSEKKGNEEYLREKKEEKEKQERAIGLLVSLGPQPGSEVTPWYMKSSAEKEEERKEKEKRKGVSEEEKEKKDRRLKDSLDPLKEMKKAMGVYERRDPKKKRKEKREKGEKKSTGESSIERLRAERLQREAEERRRAQALLDQRSGKRKGPDREMNERERPYNNAFFPELARKRQQRDRESWRDEILKS